From Oncorhynchus gorbuscha isolate QuinsamMale2020 ecotype Even-year unplaced genomic scaffold, OgorEven_v1.0 Un_scaffold_820, whole genome shotgun sequence, the proteins below share one genomic window:
- the cmc1 gene encoding COX assembly mitochondrial protein homolog, whose protein sequence is MEATKAEEPFLRHVETDVLIPKMVREKAKELCAEKVTAFNHCCKETGFLMVFYYRDSAFFEECKQEYIKEKLEFQRTGVAAKNRSQKLPTSM, encoded by the exons ATGGAAGCAACCAAAGCAG aGGAGCCCTTCCTGAGGCATGTGGAGACTGATGTACTCATCCCCAAGATGGTGAGGGAGAAAGCCAAGGAGCTCTGTGCTGAAAAGGTTACAG CGTTCAACCACTGTTGTAAAGAGACTGGCTTCCTGATGGTGTTCTA ctacaGAGACTCGGCGTTCTTCGAGGAGTGCAAGCAGGAGTACATCAAGGAGAAGCTGGAGTTCCAGAGGACCGGGGTGGCGGCTAAGAACCGCTCACAAAAACTACCAACCAGCATGTAG